GACCGCCAGTGTCCGGGTCAGGGCCGAGATGTGCCCGGTGACGCGGTTCCACCGCTGGTCCTCCTCCTCGGCCGGAACGGCGGCGGGCGCGCGGTTCAGCACCCGCAGCGGGCCGTAGGTCAGCCGCAGGCTCTCCTGGCTCCAGGACCGCGCCGACTTCAGCGCCTCCGCGCGCCGCTGCAGTCGCGCGGAGGCACTCGACCAGCCGGTCGCGGTCTGCGCGTCCCACTCGGTCTTGCGCAGGTCGTCCGCGACGGAGTGCAGGACGTCGCCCGCCTCCCGCGCCAGCGCCGACAGGTTCTCCCGGACGTCCCGCAGATGGATCGGCGGCAGCACGAGAGCGTTGACCGCCACGCCGATGAACGCCCCGAGTGCCGCCTGCCCCAACCGGTGCCCGACCGCCGAGGCCGACACGGCCGTGCCGGAGAGGAGGACGAACACGGCGGTGGTGGCCGCGTAGATGCCCTGCTGGCCGAAGCGGGGCCAGTTGGCGATCAGCATGAGCACCGGCAGCGACAGCGCCAGTGCCCCCGTGTTGTCATCGGTCAGCACCTGCGCCCCCGAGGCCAGCAGCGCCCCGGCGCAGATCGCCGCGAACTGCTGGGTGGCCAGCCGGACCGAGCTGTAGACGGTGGCCTGCACGAGGACGAGCGCGACCCACGGCGCCATCAGCGCCATCGGATCGTCCATCCAGACACCCGCCACGAGCCAGGCGAGCAGGGCCGCGCCGGCCGCCTTCAGCGACTGGACCACCAGGTCGCGCTCACGGCCCGGCCCCCGGCAGGCGGCCAGGGCGGCCCGTCCGACGGCCGATGCCTCTCGCCACACCGCGTCCCATGGCCGCCACCCCCGTAGTCTCTGCCTGCCCGTCTCTGTCACAGCGGTCATGCGGTACCGGGTATCCCCGTCACCGGCCGACACGTCCGGACGTGACGTACACCTCGGCGGCTCATCCGAGAGGGCTCCGGTCCAGGGAGGCGAGCAGGGCGGCCGGGTCGGCGTGGACCGCGTCCGCGCCCGCCTCCTCCAGGTCGGCGCGGGGCAGACCGCCGCACAGCACGGCCACGCAGCGGACCCCGGCCCGGCTGCCCGCGCGCATGTCCCAGACGGTGTCGCCGACGAACACCGCCCGCTCGGCCGGCACCCCGACCAGCTCCAGGGCGTGCTCGACCGGCTCGGGGGCCGGCTTGCCCGCGTCGACGTCGTCGGCGCTCGCGGTGGCGGCGATCGCGTCGTCCGCGTCGATCGCCCGCCGCAGCGCGTCCAGCTCCGGCCCGCCCGCCGAGGTGGCGAGGACCACCTTCCAGCCGTCGCGGGCGAGGCGGCGCAGCAGCTCACCGGCGTCCGGCAGGGCGGGCAGGCGGTCGAAGTACTGTCCGTACAGCGCCTTGTGGGCGGCGCTCAGCTCCGCGTCCTGGTCCGTGTCCCGGTCCTCGCCCAGCAGATGCGCGACGAGGTCGGTGGAGGGGAGGCCCACGGCCCGGTGGATGGCGTGCATCGGCACCCGGTGCCCCGCCTGCCGGAACGCCTCCCACCAGGTCGCCACATGCAGGTGATTGGTGTCGACGAGGGTTCCGTCGACGTCGAACACGGCCGCCCGTTCCATGCACTGTTCCTTTCGTGGTCCGTGGATCGTCCGGCGGGTACCACGTCAGGGGCCCGTCACTCCGGACGGAGTACGGCCCTCGCGGGTCCAGGCCAGCAGTTCTTCCCGCGACCACGTGGTGACCACGCGCTCCGGGGGCACCCCGCACTCCTGCGCCCGCGCGCACCCGTGGATCTGCCAGTCCAGCTGACCGGGCGCGTGCGCGTCGGTGTCCACGGCGAACAGCACGCCGGCCGCCACCGCCCGGCGCAGGAGCCGGCGCGGCGGGTCGAGCCGCTCCGGCCGGCTGTTGATCTCGACGGCCGTCCCGGACTCCGCGCAGGCGGCGAAGACCTCGTCCGCGTCGAACTCCGACTCCGGCCGCCCCCGCCCGGTCAGCAGCCGCCCGGTGCAGTGCCCGAGGATGTCCGCGTGCGGATCGCGTACGGCGGCCACCATGCGGCGGGTCATCGCGCGGGCGTCCATCCGCAGCTTGGAGTGCACGGACACCACGACCACGTCGAGCCGCTCCAGCAGGTCCGGCTCCTGGTCGAGCGAGCCGTCGTCGAGGATGTCGCACTCGATACCGGTCAGCAGCCGGAACGGCGCCCAGGTCTCGTTGAGCGCGGCCACCACGTCGAGCTGCTCGCGCAGCCGCTCGGGGGACAGACCGCGCGCCACCGTGAGCCGCGGCGAGTGGTCGGTCAGCACCGCCCACTCGTGCCCGAGCGCCGCCGCCGCCCGGCCCATCTCCTCGATCGGGCTGCCGCCGTCCGACCAGTCGGAGTGCAGGTGGCAGTCCCCGCGCAGCCGCTCCCGCAGCTGCTCCCCGCCCTCGGCGAGCGGGGTGTCCGCCTCGCCCTCCAGCTTCTCCAGATAGCCCGGCACCTCCCCGGCCAGCGCCTCCCGCGCCACCTGCGCCGTCTTGGGTCCGACCCCCTTCAGCGACTCCAGGGAGCCCGCCCGCTCGCGCAGCTCGGCGGCCGGCAGCTCGCCCAGCACCCGGGCCGCGGTGCGAAAGGCGCGTACCCGGTACGTCGGCGCCTGGGAGCGCTCCAGCAGGA
This region of Streptomyces ambofaciens ATCC 23877 genomic DNA includes:
- a CDS encoding FUSC family protein; translation: MTAVTETGRQRLRGWRPWDAVWREASAVGRAALAACRGPGRERDLVVQSLKAAGAALLAWLVAGVWMDDPMALMAPWVALVLVQATVYSSVRLATQQFAAICAGALLASGAQVLTDDNTGALALSLPVLMLIANWPRFGQQGIYAATTAVFVLLSGTAVSASAVGHRLGQAALGAFIGVAVNALVLPPIHLRDVRENLSALAREAGDVLHSVADDLRKTEWDAQTATGWSSASARLQRRAEALKSARSWSQESLRLTYGPLRVLNRAPAAVPAEEEDQRWNRVTGHISALTRTLAVAADEHRTPAPPEGPVLDLYARLLGLIGDACRTEADRLLGEAGRARPEEATEATMKELHRRLQEGLREEAGQGAARTAVLGTLLLQAENLWAEIVPEPQTQ
- a CDS encoding PHP domain-containing protein; this translates as MEPVEALERIAFLLERSQAPTYRVRAFRTAARVLGELPAAELRERAGSLESLKGVGPKTAQVAREALAGEVPGYLEKLEGEADTPLAEGGEQLRERLRGDCHLHSDWSDGGSPIEEMGRAAAALGHEWAVLTDHSPRLTVARGLSPERLREQLDVVAALNETWAPFRLLTGIECDILDDGSLDQEPDLLERLDVVVVSVHSKLRMDARAMTRRMVAAVRDPHADILGHCTGRLLTGRGRPESEFDADEVFAACAESGTAVEINSRPERLDPPRRLLRRAVAAGVLFAVDTDAHAPGQLDWQIHGCARAQECGVPPERVVTTWSREELLAWTREGRTPSGVTGP
- a CDS encoding HAD family hydrolase, whose protein sequence is MERAAVFDVDGTLVDTNHLHVATWWEAFRQAGHRVPMHAIHRAVGLPSTDLVAHLLGEDRDTDQDAELSAAHKALYGQYFDRLPALPDAGELLRRLARDGWKVVLATSAGGPELDALRRAIDADDAIAATASADDVDAGKPAPEPVEHALELVGVPAERAVFVGDTVWDMRAGSRAGVRCVAVLCGGLPRADLEEAGADAVHADPAALLASLDRSPLG